Proteins from a single region of Chroogloeocystis siderophila 5.2 s.c.1:
- a CDS encoding transglycosylase SLT domain-containing protein encodes MLERWKNQVPLAVSVGLCAVLVGVAVLAAKSNDWLQSPQDNSLHAIDYPKSSVLPLIPLSPTARMVQLSAIAQLPPSQDRDRARYVLANDYLHQQAEQALQLLEGLDQSYPVLAAPILSKRAQAYEILGDTTNAQATYQELLKRYPSHPVAVEALYALGKTTPQYWLRAIAQFPSHPRTLEIARLLLQQNPNQPQLMLLLARHGYEQPGVVAVLNRLVSDYSEQLQPQDWQAIAIAYWENQVYSKAATAYRQAPRTALNVYRIGRSLQLSNKRPEAVAAYQQLIREFPTASESGTALLNLAQITQNDYQKLSYLDQVVKQFPQRAGEALAQKAAILDNLGNKTSAAQTRQLLLDKYGDSDAAVEYRWRMALQKAANQDYRAAWQWAHPIPTSNPNNILAPRAGFWVGKWAQQLERQQEAKAAFEYVLIQFPQSYYAWRSATMLGLDVGNFNTVRQLNFEITPPQRAVLPAGSDTLKELYQLGQDTDAWALWRAEFQNYHQPTVAEQFTDGLLRTAIGQHLKGINLVSTIEDRESPQDQTEYQALRQELTYWQARYPFPFFEEITTWSQKRQLNPFLVTALIRQESRFEPKIRSVAGAVGLMQVMPSTGEWIAQKIDLKEYNKENPQDNMRLGTWYLDHTHEQYDNNSMLAIASYNAGPGNVSRWLRTLNTRDPDEFVEAIPFEETRGYVRQVFGNYWNYLRLYNPEVAQLVARYTTRQTAFLPQPPQ; translated from the coding sequence ATGTTAGAACGATGGAAAAATCAAGTCCCCTTAGCTGTGAGTGTAGGATTATGCGCTGTGCTGGTTGGGGTAGCAGTGTTAGCCGCAAAGTCTAACGATTGGTTGCAGTCACCACAAGACAACTCACTGCACGCGATCGATTATCCAAAATCGTCGGTTCTGCCATTAATACCGCTATCGCCCACAGCACGAATGGTACAACTCAGTGCGATCGCCCAGTTACCCCCCTCGCAAGATCGCGATCGCGCGCGCTATGTGTTAGCAAATGACTATCTGCATCAGCAAGCCGAACAAGCGCTACAACTTCTCGAGGGTTTAGACCAAAGTTACCCTGTACTAGCCGCACCAATTCTCTCCAAACGCGCCCAGGCTTACGAAATTTTGGGTGATACCACGAACGCACAAGCAACGTATCAAGAATTACTGAAACGATATCCTTCGCATCCGGTTGCCGTTGAAGCATTGTATGCATTAGGAAAAACAACACCGCAGTATTGGCTGCGGGCGATCGCGCAGTTTCCTTCGCATCCTCGCACGCTAGAAATCGCCCGTTTGTTACTACAACAAAATCCGAATCAACCACAGTTAATGCTACTGCTTGCAAGACATGGTTATGAACAGCCAGGCGTTGTTGCAGTATTAAATCGACTTGTTAGTGACTATTCAGAACAATTACAGCCGCAAGATTGGCAAGCGATCGCGATCGCCTACTGGGAAAACCAAGTTTACTCTAAAGCTGCGACAGCTTATCGACAAGCACCACGTACAGCGTTAAATGTCTATCGCATTGGTCGAAGTCTGCAATTGAGTAACAAACGACCTGAAGCGGTCGCTGCTTATCAACAACTTATCCGCGAGTTTCCAACTGCATCTGAAAGCGGTACAGCGTTGCTAAACTTGGCACAAATTACCCAAAATGATTACCAAAAACTATCATACCTCGATCAGGTTGTCAAGCAATTTCCTCAACGCGCCGGCGAAGCCTTAGCGCAAAAAGCAGCAATTCTCGACAACTTGGGGAATAAAACATCTGCTGCGCAAACGCGACAATTGCTATTAGACAAGTACGGTGATTCTGATGCTGCGGTTGAGTACCGCTGGAGAATGGCACTTCAAAAGGCTGCAAATCAAGACTACCGAGCCGCATGGCAATGGGCACATCCGATTCCTACAAGTAACCCGAACAATATTTTGGCTCCTCGCGCTGGATTTTGGGTTGGTAAATGGGCGCAGCAATTAGAACGACAACAAGAAGCGAAAGCGGCATTTGAATATGTCTTAATTCAATTTCCGCAATCATATTATGCTTGGCGATCGGCAACGATGCTAGGGTTAGATGTTGGTAACTTTAACACTGTCCGCCAACTCAATTTTGAGATTACCCCCCCACAACGCGCAGTTTTACCCGCAGGCTCAGATACATTAAAAGAACTCTATCAATTAGGGCAAGATACTGATGCTTGGGCACTGTGGCGCGCAGAATTTCAAAATTATCATCAACCGACTGTAGCCGAACAGTTTACTGATGGATTGCTAAGAACTGCTATAGGACAGCATTTGAAAGGAATTAACTTAGTTTCAACTATAGAAGATCGCGAATCTCCTCAAGATCAAACTGAGTATCAAGCACTGCGCCAAGAGTTAACGTATTGGCAAGCGCGTTATCCGTTTCCCTTCTTTGAGGAAATTACAACTTGGTCGCAAAAGCGTCAACTCAATCCTTTTTTGGTGACAGCACTCATTCGCCAAGAGTCACGCTTTGAACCAAAAATTCGTTCGGTTGCAGGTGCTGTGGGGTTAATGCAAGTGATGCCGAGTACAGGAGAATGGATTGCGCAGAAGATTGACTTGAAGGAGTACAACAAAGAGAACCCTCAAGATAATATGCGCTTGGGTACGTGGTACTTGGATCACACGCACGAACAGTACGATAATAATTCGATGCTGGCGATCGCCAGTTACAACGCAGGTCCAGGAAATGTCTCTAGATGGTTGAGAACTCTAAACACCAGAGATCCTGATGAATTTGTCGAAGCAATTCCTTTTGAAGAAACTAGAGGTTATGTCAGACAGGTATTCGGTAACTACTGGAATTACCTACGACTGTACAACCCAGAAGTGGCTCAGCTAGTCGCAAGATACACAACGCGTCAAACGGCTTTTTTACCGCAGCCACCACAGTAA
- the tatC gene encoding twin-arginine translocase subunit TatC, producing MTPPSDLDSATMPASTTDLEQETKTEGNQDWENNYLNELPGEVEMSLFDHLEELRQRIFYSLIAVLISVVGCFIAVKPIVQLLEVPAQGVKFLQLAPGEYFFVSLKVAGYSGLLLASPFILYQIIQFVLPGLTRRERRLVAPIVLGSTVLFAAGLVFAYLALIPAALKFFINYGADVVEQLWSIDRYFEFVLLLLFSTGLAFQIPVIQLLLGALGIVSSKQMLAGWRYVILGGVVLGAVLTPSTDPLTQSLLAGAVLGLYFGGIAAVKLIGK from the coding sequence ATGACGCCGCCCTCAGATTTAGATAGTGCAACTATGCCCGCTTCAACGACTGACTTGGAACAAGAAACCAAGACTGAAGGCAACCAGGATTGGGAAAATAACTACTTAAATGAGTTACCTGGCGAAGTAGAAATGTCGCTGTTCGATCACTTGGAAGAGTTGCGACAGCGAATTTTTTATTCCTTAATTGCGGTATTGATAAGTGTTGTTGGCTGTTTTATCGCAGTTAAACCGATTGTTCAGTTACTCGAAGTTCCTGCTCAAGGAGTCAAGTTTCTACAGCTAGCGCCAGGAGAGTACTTTTTTGTTTCGCTCAAAGTCGCAGGCTATAGTGGTCTGCTCTTAGCTAGCCCGTTTATCCTTTACCAAATTATTCAGTTTGTCTTACCAGGGCTAACACGCCGCGAACGCCGCTTAGTCGCACCAATTGTTTTAGGTTCAACTGTATTATTTGCGGCTGGATTGGTGTTTGCTTATCTTGCCTTGATTCCAGCTGCGTTAAAGTTTTTCATTAATTATGGTGCTGATGTCGTCGAACAACTGTGGTCGATTGATCGCTACTTTGAGTTTGTGCTACTGCTGTTGTTTAGCACAGGTTTAGCTTTTCAGATTCCCGTCATTCAACTGCTGCTTGGGGCTTTGGGAATTGTTTCTTCTAAGCAAATGCTGGCGGGTTGGCGCTATGTCATTCTTGGTGGAGTTGTCTTGGGTGCAGTCTTAACACCTTCAACTGATCCTTTGACACAAAGCCTTTTGGCGGGTGCTGTATTAGGACTTTACTTTGGTGGAATTGCTGCGGTTAAATTGATAGGTAAATGA
- a CDS encoding tRNA-binding protein, which translates to MTKITYSNFQKVEIRVGKVVKVEDFPKARKPAYKLWIDFGALGIKKSSAQITKYRHEELTGRQILAVTNFPPRQVADFMSEVLVLGVVLDNKEVVLVKPDRDVPLGKRIL; encoded by the coding sequence ATGACAAAAATTACGTACAGCAATTTTCAGAAAGTAGAAATTCGCGTCGGTAAGGTCGTCAAAGTTGAAGATTTTCCCAAAGCAAGAAAACCGGCATATAAACTGTGGATTGATTTTGGCGCGTTAGGAATTAAAAAATCGAGTGCGCAAATTACGAAGTATCGCCACGAAGAGTTGACAGGTAGGCAAATTCTCGCTGTTACCAACTTTCCCCCGCGCCAAGTTGCGGATTTTATGTCTGAGGTACTTGTCTTAGGTGTCGTACTCGACAATAAAGAAGTCGTACTTGTTAAACCTGATCGCGATGTCCCTCTTGGCAAAAGAATTCTATAA
- a CDS encoding DUF3067 family protein, translating into MTGKELRQILLNKWGRSYDVQLRRVQGKVFLQVMWKYLEQASFPLTETEYQEHLDAIANYLHALGGTQQVQQFIAQTRERPRLGKAVSIPLDLDFGERASEWLI; encoded by the coding sequence ATGACAGGAAAGGAGTTACGTCAGATATTGTTAAATAAGTGGGGGCGATCTTACGATGTTCAGCTACGGCGCGTCCAAGGCAAAGTTTTTCTTCAGGTGATGTGGAAGTACTTAGAGCAAGCGTCTTTTCCGCTTACCGAAACCGAATACCAAGAGCATTTAGATGCGATCGCCAATTATCTTCACGCCTTGGGTGGAACGCAGCAAGTACAGCAATTTATTGCCCAAACCCGCGAACGTCCCCGACTCGGTAAAGCCGTAAGTATTCCACTCGATTTAGACTTCGGCGAACGTGCTTCGGAATGGCTGATCTAG
- the petC gene encoding cytochrome b6-f complex iron-sulfur subunit, with amino-acid sequence MAQMSKSMDVPDMGRRQFMNLLTFGTITGTALGALYPVVKFFIPPSSGGAGGGVKAKDALGNDISVSNFLETHNPGDRVLAQGLKGDPTYIIVESKEAIGDYGLNAVCTHLGCVVPWNAAENKFKCPCHGSQYDETGKVVRGPAPLSLALVHVSTEDDKISITPWTETDFRTGEPPWWT; translated from the coding sequence ATGGCTCAAATGTCTAAATCCATGGACGTACCCGATATGGGGCGTCGTCAATTCATGAACTTGCTCACCTTTGGTACGATTACCGGAACTGCTCTGGGAGCATTGTATCCGGTAGTGAAATTCTTTATTCCGCCGAGTAGTGGTGGTGCTGGTGGTGGCGTAAAAGCCAAAGACGCATTGGGCAATGATATCAGCGTCAGTAACTTTTTAGAAACGCACAATCCAGGCGATCGCGTCCTCGCGCAAGGACTCAAAGGCGATCCGACTTATATTATCGTCGAAAGCAAAGAAGCCATTGGCGATTATGGTCTAAACGCGGTATGCACCCACCTCGGTTGTGTTGTGCCTTGGAATGCCGCTGAAAACAAGTTTAAGTGTCCGTGTCATGGTTCGCAGTACGACGAAACGGGCAAAGTTGTCCGAGGTCCCGCACCACTGTCGTTAGCCCTCGTACACGTCAGCACAGAAGACGATAAAATTTCCATCACTCCCTGGACGGAAACTGATTTCCGGACTGGGGAACCACCTTGGTGGACTTAA
- the petA gene encoding cytochrome f produces the protein MKKALLSTKAIVNTVIIAIATVSFFLASDLVLPQAAAAYPFWAQQTYPETPREPTGRIVCANCHLAAKPTELEIPQSVLPDTVFEAVIKIPYDTNVQQVLSDGSLGGLNVGAVLMLPEGFKIAPPERLSEEMKEKVGDLYFQPYSEDKENIVLVGPLPGEQYQEIVFPVLSPDPRTDKNIHFGKYPVHVGGNRGRGQVYPTGEKSNNSVYNASTAGTITKIDQTTDENGTTQYQVTINTNAGETVVETIPLGPKLIVSEGQTVAAGDALTDNPNVGGFGQDDGEIVLQSSARIQWLMAFLAAIMLCQVLLVLKKKQVEKVQAAEMNF, from the coding sequence ATGAAAAAAGCTTTGTTATCAACAAAAGCGATTGTTAATACGGTAATTATAGCGATCGCTACTGTTAGTTTCTTTCTCGCGAGCGACTTGGTGTTACCCCAGGCTGCTGCTGCTTATCCTTTTTGGGCGCAACAAACTTATCCGGAAACTCCTCGCGAACCTACAGGGAGAATTGTGTGCGCTAACTGTCACCTCGCTGCTAAACCCACCGAACTCGAAATTCCGCAATCGGTGCTTCCCGACACGGTATTTGAAGCAGTTATAAAAATTCCTTATGATACCAATGTACAGCAGGTACTCAGCGATGGTTCCTTAGGTGGATTAAATGTAGGTGCTGTATTAATGTTGCCGGAAGGCTTTAAGATTGCCCCTCCTGAACGACTGTCAGAGGAGATGAAAGAAAAAGTCGGCGATCTTTACTTCCAGCCCTATAGTGAAGATAAAGAAAACATCGTACTTGTTGGACCTTTACCAGGCGAACAGTATCAAGAAATCGTTTTTCCTGTACTGTCCCCCGATCCGAGAACAGACAAAAATATCCACTTTGGTAAATATCCGGTTCATGTAGGTGGTAATCGCGGACGAGGTCAGGTTTACCCTACGGGTGAGAAAAGCAATAACTCGGTTTATAATGCCTCTACCGCCGGTACAATTACCAAAATTGACCAAACTACCGATGAAAACGGGACAACTCAGTACCAAGTCACCATCAATACTAATGCAGGTGAAACGGTTGTTGAGACAATTCCCCTAGGACCAAAACTAATTGTCTCAGAAGGGCAAACAGTTGCTGCTGGTGATGCTTTGACCGATAACCCCAACGTTGGTGGATTTGGTCAAGACGACGGTGAAATCGTGCTTCAAAGTTCGGCTAGAATTCAATGGTTGATGGCGTTCTTAGCCGCAATTATGTTGTGTCAAGTTCTGTTAGTACTCAAGAAGAAGCAAGTCGAGAAAGTACAAGCAGCGGAAATGAATTTCTAA
- a CDS encoding DUF4079 domain-containing protein gives MRHRSISSTSGCLSNDHCPVYGAIGKFLRNHSARWAIVRVAIALAVMVTGAIGGVVITYLSAGEISVNAHLFVGLAMTALIAISAALAPVIQHGSNWARYIHTGINLCLVAFFSWQLLTGLQIVQ, from the coding sequence ATTAGGCACAGAAGTATTAGCAGCACATCAGGTTGTCTTTCAAACGATCATTGTCCTGTTTATGGTGCCATTGGGAAGTTCTTACGCAACCACAGTGCGCGTTGGGCAATAGTTAGGGTAGCGATCGCGCTGGCGGTGATGGTAACTGGTGCCATCGGAGGTGTTGTTATTACCTATTTGAGCGCGGGTGAAATTTCAGTCAATGCTCATTTATTTGTTGGTTTAGCAATGACAGCGTTAATTGCAATTTCTGCAGCTTTGGCTCCTGTCATACAGCATGGGAGTAACTGGGCGCGATATATTCATACTGGTATAAATCTTTGTCTTGTAGCATTCTTTAGTTGGCAATTACTAACAGGTTTACAAATCGTACAATAA
- a CDS encoding MATE family efflux transporter gives MMIVVTGTTFNIIGNYVLGFGKFGFPQLGLAGLGVARVIALYVFKNQNLRKYRIFQELHRVRLRILWELTRIIFWLRNRIFLVITFWTGTLGTEVLAAHQVVFQTIIVLFMVPLGSSYATTVRVGQ, from the coding sequence ATGATGATTGTGGTGACTGGAACGACTTTTAATATTATCGGGAATTATGTCTTAGGATTTGGTAAATTTGGTTTTCCTCAACTGGGGCTTGCTGGATTGGGAGTCGCGAGAGTCATAGCGCTGTATGTCTTTAAAAATCAAAATTTGAGGAAATATCGCATTTTTCAAGAACTTCACCGCGTGAGACTGCGCATTCTCTGGGAATTAACTCGGATTATTTTCTGGTTGAGAAATCGGATTTTTCTGGTGATTACTTTCTGGACGGGAACATTAGGCACAGAAGTATTAGCAGCACATCAGGTTGTCTTTCAAACGATCATTGTCCTGTTTATGGTGCCATTGGGAAGTTCTTACGCAACCACAGTGCGCGTTGGGCAATAG
- a CDS encoding MATE family efflux transporter — MTVMQMPKHIHTEVREFLKLAIPLASAQVVQSATGFADTIMMGRMGAEVLAAVGLAAIIFLSIMTTASGVMMGVSPLIAEAFGAGQKFRIEQVAHQGLWLALLVALPLMIFTAHLYTWLSHSGQTSKTMQLVNTSLDIMLRGLFPAVGFAALRATVSALS; from the coding sequence ATGACTGTCATGCAGATGCCAAAGCATATACATACTGAAGTGCGAGAGTTCCTGAAGTTAGCGATTCCCCTTGCTAGTGCCCAAGTTGTCCAATCTGCGACAGGCTTTGCTGATACGATCATGATGGGCAGAATGGGAGCCGAAGTTTTGGCAGCAGTGGGACTCGCAGCAATTATCTTTCTCTCGATTATGACCACGGCGAGTGGCGTTATGATGGGCGTAAGTCCACTCATTGCAGAAGCCTTTGGGGCAGGGCAAAAATTCCGCATCGAGCAAGTAGCGCATCAAGGGCTGTGGTTAGCGCTGTTGGTTGCACTACCGTTGATGATCTTTACTGCACATCTTTATACCTGGCTCAGCCATAGCGGACAAACATCAAAAACTATGCAACTTGTCAATACCTCTTTAGACATTATGCTGCGGGGTTTATTTCCCGCAGTAGGATTTGCGGCGTTACGTGCTACAGTTTCCGCGCTTTCGTAG
- a CDS encoding SDR family oxidoreductase translates to MSQKVAIVTAASRGIGAGCARELAAQGYTVSLLARSPSIHDLAQELGGIAMQGSMSNAQDLEHLVQTTSNKFGRIDAVVNSFGDPPRTDLLEISDEMWLENFEMLFLSVVRLARLVTEPMRQQGGGAIVNISACDSQEPDLGTPFSGTLRATMEGFTKLYAKRYRSDRIRMNSVAPFFVADNLEELADWNVPHDLMWSRLATYAELAKIVAFLISDDAKFITGTTLKVDEARSAAI, encoded by the coding sequence ATGAGTCAAAAGGTTGCGATCGTAACAGCCGCAAGTCGCGGTATTGGGGCAGGATGTGCGCGTGAGTTGGCAGCACAGGGATATACAGTTTCACTGTTGGCGCGATCGCCAAGTATTCATGATTTGGCGCAGGAACTTGGCGGAATTGCCATGCAAGGATCGATGTCCAACGCACAGGATTTAGAACATTTGGTACAAACTACGTCAAATAAATTTGGGCGCATTGATGCTGTAGTTAATAGCTTTGGCGATCCGCCTCGAACTGATTTATTAGAAATTTCCGACGAGATGTGGTTAGAGAACTTTGAGATGCTGTTTCTCAGCGTGGTGCGGTTAGCACGACTCGTTACAGAACCGATGCGTCAACAAGGAGGCGGGGCGATCGTCAATATTTCTGCGTGTGATTCTCAAGAACCAGATTTGGGAACTCCGTTTAGTGGTACGCTTCGAGCAACAATGGAAGGATTCACAAAACTATATGCTAAGCGGTATCGTAGCGATCGCATTCGCATGAACTCAGTGGCTCCATTCTTTGTAGCAGATAACCTCGAAGAACTCGCAGACTGGAATGTTCCTCACGATCTGATGTGGAGTCGTCTAGCTACTTATGCCGAACTGGCAAAAATAGTCGCTTTTCTCATTTCCGATGATGCCAAATTTATCACTGGAACAACATTGAAAGTCGATGAAGCGCGGTCTGCGGCGATTTAA
- a CDS encoding helix-turn-helix domain-containing protein, which yields MLSVFNQLSELIAFVESVECHSFSAAARSLNTTFSAISKRVAR from the coding sequence ATGCTGAGTGTTTTTAACCAACTATCAGAATTAATCGCCTTCGTGGAAAGTGTCGAGTGTCATAGTTTCAGTGCAGCCGCGCGATCGCTAAATACAACTTTTTCTGCAATTAGTAAACGAGTTGCAAGATGA
- a CDS encoding diacylglycerol kinase family protein, whose translation MFWLSFFLVDPLIGFEPSLDALLHLCNIHNVAVATNLATAEAIATRLAKTRVAHLIFNPVSGQRDAEQDLLIRELLEPHFSLRIHQTTREINLMQLARAAIANHADLVIASDGHGTVFAVAGALIGTAIPLGIIPRGTANAFAVALGISGLLSVRNACQIILAEHAQTVDAAYCNGFSMTLLAGIG comes from the coding sequence ATGTTTTGGCTGTCATTTTTTTTAGTCGATCCGCTGATTGGCTTCGAACCAAGTTTAGATGCCTTGTTGCATCTTTGTAATATTCATAATGTTGCAGTAGCGACAAATCTAGCAACTGCCGAAGCGATCGCAACTCGATTAGCCAAAACGCGCGTTGCCCACCTCATTTTCAATCCAGTTTCAGGTCAGCGCGATGCCGAGCAAGATTTATTAATTCGGGAATTACTAGAGCCGCATTTTAGTTTAAGAATTCACCAAACAACGCGAGAAATAAATCTCATGCAACTGGCGCGTGCGGCGATCGCAAATCATGCCGATTTAGTTATTGCATCTGATGGGCATGGAACTGTTTTTGCTGTTGCGGGTGCTTTAATTGGCACGGCAATTCCGTTAGGTATTATTCCCAGAGGTACAGCAAATGCCTTTGCCGTTGCGTTGGGTATTTCTGGATTGTTATCTGTGCGCAATGCTTGCCAAATTATTCTTGCCGAACACGCTCAAACGGTCGATGCTGCCTACTGTAATGGTTTTTCAATGACTTTGTTAGCAGGCATCGGCTAA
- a CDS encoding methylglyoxal synthase, whose product MLPLLIMANTIALITHDSRKEDIVQFALAHASILSRYHLIASVKTSAQIQAATELPVEQKLTGSRGGVVQIAAEVASGNVLAVIFFSRSADWLRTKFRCLVASL is encoded by the coding sequence ATGTTACCGCTTTTGATTATGGCTAATACGATCGCACTCATTACTCATGACAGTCGCAAAGAAGACATTGTACAGTTTGCATTAGCTCATGCCTCTATTTTGTCGCGCTACCACCTGATTGCAAGCGTAAAGACAAGCGCACAAATTCAAGCGGCAACCGAATTACCTGTGGAGCAGAAATTAACAGGTTCTCGCGGTGGAGTTGTTCAGATCGCGGCTGAAGTTGCGAGTGGCAATGTTTTGGCTGTCATTTTTTTTAGTCGATCCGCTGATTGGCTTCGAACCAAGTTTAGATGCCTTGTTGCATCTTTGTAA